A section of the Gallus gallus isolate bGalGal1 chromosome 4, bGalGal1.mat.broiler.GRCg7b, whole genome shotgun sequence genome encodes:
- the LBX2 gene encoding transcription factor LBX2 produces MTSAREAAATPPLPEERRRAALEQLPPPAHCNKPLTPFGIEDILARPSPPAHGAPPARIPEKAAGPAPPRTAPSSPLCALEELASKTFRGLELSALRAAEGRDPLSALAQRPTSKKRRKSRTAFSNQQLFELERRFVRQKYLSPADRDQLAQRLALSSAQVITWFQNRRAKLKRDLDEMRADVASLQALRLREPPPAPPGPAELSEEEIDVGA; encoded by the exons ATGACCTCGGCGCGGGAGGCGGCCGCGACCCCCCCGCTGCCCGAGGAGCGCCGCCGGGCCGCGCTGGAGCAGCTGCCGCCGCCCGCGCACTGCAACAAACCGCTGACGCCGTTCGGCATCGAGGACATCCTCGCGCGGCCCTCCCCCCCCGCGCACGGCGCTCCCCCGGCCCGGATCCCGGAGAAGGCGGCgggccccgcaccgccccgcaccgccccgtCCTCGCCGCTGTGCGCGCTGGAGGAGCTCGCCAGTAAGACGTTCCGCGGGCTGGAGCTGAGCGCGCTGCGGGCGGCCGAAG GTCGGGACCCTCTGAGCGCCCTCGCGCAGCGCCCGACGTCGAAGAAGCGGCGCAAATCGCGCACGGCGTTCAGCAATCAGCAGCTCTTCGAGTTGGAGCGCCGCTTCGTGCGCCAGAAGTATTTGTCCCCCGCCGACCGCGACCAACTGGCGCAGCGCCTGGCGCTCAGCTCCGCGCAGGTCATCACCTGGTTCCAGAACCGCCGCGCTAAGCTCAAGCGCGACCTGGACGAGATGCGCGCCGACGTGGCCTCTCTGCAGGCGCTGCGGCTGCGGgagccccccccggccccccccggccccgccgagCTGTCCGAGGAGGAGATCGACGTGGGGGCCTGA